The following coding sequences lie in one Silvanigrella aquatica genomic window:
- the accB gene encoding acetyl-CoA carboxylase biotin carboxyl carrier protein codes for MIDVTKIEKLMTLMAKHGFDVIEAESSGEKISLARNVSQASVFQQQTVLPQNANQLKSGSSGLATSMEFKSENAAVKSEETKKLPEGTTITSPFVGTFYRSPSPDSPSFVEIGSKIRKGQSLCIVEAMKLMNEIESEMDGEIVAILIDNAKPVEFGTPLFIVAPAK; via the coding sequence ATGATTGACGTAACAAAAATAGAAAAATTGATGACTCTCATGGCAAAGCATGGGTTTGATGTGATTGAAGCTGAATCTTCTGGTGAAAAAATATCTTTAGCTCGAAATGTTTCTCAGGCATCTGTCTTTCAACAGCAGACGGTTCTTCCTCAGAATGCAAATCAGCTCAAAAGCGGATCGTCTGGATTAGCTACTTCTATGGAATTTAAATCAGAGAATGCAGCTGTAAAATCAGAAGAAACAAAAAAACTGCCTGAAGGCACAACAATTACAAGTCCTTTTGTGGGGACATTTTATCGTTCCCCAAGTCCTGATTCTCCTTCTTTTGTGGAAATTGGTTCTAAAATTCGCAAAGGACAATCACTTTGTATTGTTGAAGCAATGAAATTAATGAATGAAATTGAATCGGAAATGGATGGAGAAATTGTAGCCATTCTAATCGATAATGCGAAACCTGTTGAGTTTGGTACGCCTCTCTTTATTGTTGCCCCTGCTAAGTAA
- the eutC gene encoding ethanolamine ammonia-lyase subunit EutC — MSSIVKKDIWDSLKKYTDARIALGRSGHSIPTKELLDFGMAHALAKDAIYKELDTDEIKISLAQHNFNYINVTSKAQNKKEYLLNPNLGRSLNEDSKNILINTNVKKENIALIFADGLSAHAIHLNAIPLLLELQKAFLNSPFIFSPVIVATKARVALSDEIGETLNSLAAIMLIGERPGLSSPDSLGIYLTWLPKKGRSDAERNCISNIRPAGLSYNEAAIKTAWLVKEAAKLNKSGIDLKDDSPHFEINPLETVTLLHSMWKSP, encoded by the coding sequence ATGAGCTCAATCGTTAAAAAAGATATTTGGGATTCTTTAAAAAAATATACCGATGCACGCATTGCCTTAGGACGCTCAGGTCATAGCATTCCCACTAAAGAACTTTTAGATTTTGGTATGGCTCATGCACTTGCTAAAGATGCTATTTATAAAGAATTAGATACCGATGAAATAAAAATTTCATTAGCACAACACAATTTTAATTATATTAATGTAACAAGTAAAGCACAAAATAAAAAAGAATATTTATTAAATCCCAATTTAGGTCGCTCCTTAAATGAAGATAGTAAAAATATTCTTATAAATACAAATGTGAAAAAAGAAAATATTGCCCTTATTTTTGCAGATGGTCTTTCTGCACATGCCATTCATCTCAATGCCATACCTTTACTCTTAGAATTACAAAAAGCATTTCTTAATTCTCCTTTTATTTTTTCTCCTGTTATTGTTGCGACAAAGGCAAGAGTGGCTTTAAGCGATGAAATTGGTGAAACATTAAATAGTCTTGCTGCCATTATGCTTATTGGTGAGCGTCCTGGATTGTCTTCGCCCGATAGTTTAGGAATTTATTTAACTTGGTTACCCAAAAAAGGAAGAAGCGATGCGGAACGCAATTGCATTTCAAATATTCGGCCTGCAGGGCTGTCATATAACGAAGCTGCAATTAAAACCGCTTGGTTGGTTAAGGAAGCTGCGAAATTAAATAAAAGCGGAATCGATTTAAAAGATGACAGTCCCCACTTTGAAATTAATCCGCTAGAAACCGTTACCTTACTTCATTCCATGTGGAAATCACCTTAG
- a CDS encoding YdcF family protein yields MNDSVGNVASWNLESMTIIKEFVFDAGLPTTILILACLLLWFCILKKVMKFLFTFASLFLLLVCYKETPFYLSKPLLYFEKIDFNDIQKTQYRVSEIVPNCLHQGMPLVVLGGGLYQKDIPSTLSQLRVLGLTNLLEISKKQENLITSKTPLYFTGGYTNPNVNQSEAEAMKSFFKYLYRSNSPELKINTDNNSKNTYQNAAYLKEIFTKNHEDFKIALVTSDVHMLRAKKTFEKQGFQVCAVPVRTFDKKGAGIFSFNNAVTSVGLLNEYLGIMGYSYKGWISI; encoded by the coding sequence ATGAATGATTCAGTTGGAAATGTTGCTTCTTGGAATTTGGAATCAATGACCATTATAAAGGAATTTGTATTTGATGCAGGGTTGCCCACGACAATTCTAATATTAGCTTGTCTTCTTTTGTGGTTTTGCATTCTAAAAAAAGTGATGAAATTTTTATTTACTTTTGCAAGTCTTTTTTTGCTCCTTGTTTGTTATAAAGAAACCCCTTTTTACTTATCAAAACCCTTATTGTATTTTGAAAAAATTGACTTCAACGATATTCAAAAAACTCAATATCGTGTATCAGAAATAGTACCAAATTGCCTTCATCAAGGAATGCCTCTCGTGGTATTAGGAGGCGGTCTTTATCAAAAAGACATTCCTTCTACACTTTCCCAGCTCAGAGTTTTAGGATTGACAAATTTATTAGAAATTTCAAAAAAACAAGAGAATTTAATCACCTCCAAAACACCTTTATATTTTACAGGTGGATATACAAATCCCAACGTAAATCAAAGTGAAGCTGAAGCTATGAAATCCTTTTTTAAATATTTATATAGAAGTAATTCTCCTGAATTGAAAATAAATACGGACAATAATAGTAAAAATACATATCAAAATGCGGCGTATTTAAAGGAAATATTTACAAAAAATCATGAAGATTTTAAAATTGCATTAGTTACAAGCGATGTTCATATGCTTCGCGCTAAAAAGACCTTTGAAAAGCAAGGGTTTCAAGTTTGTGCCGTTCCTGTAAGAACCTTCGATAAAAAAGGAGCGGGAATTTTTAGTTTTAATAATGCTGTCACTTCCGTAGGACTCTTAAATGAGTATTTAGGAATTATGGGATATTCTTACAAAGGATGGATAAGTATATAA
- a CDS encoding ethanolamine ammonia-lyase subunit EutB, which yields MLYKCTYHNKVFHFENLKILLAKASPERSGDLLAGIAASNSEERMAAKIALSSVPLKTFLQECLVPYEEDEITRLIIDTHDLNSFATISHLTVGDFRDWLLSEETTELQLKKVAKGITPEMSAAVCKLMRNQDLISIAKKCSVITKFRNTIGLPHRLSVRLQPNHPTDNLKGIAASLIDGLFYGSGDAVIGINPVSDNISTLSSMAQMLNEIILKYNIPTQSCILTHVTNSIQLIEKNIPLDLVFQSIAGTQKANAHFGIHLNILKEAQEAALSLNRGTLGNNVMYFETGQGSALSADAHFNIDQQTCEARAYAVARQFSPLLLNTVVGFIGPEYLFDGKQIIRAGLEDHFCGKIMGLPIGCDICYTNHAEADQDDMDILLTLLGNAGVTFIMGIPGADDIMLNYQSTSFHDALYLRDLLNLKRAPEFEDWLSKIGLLNSVGKILPPSEKNPLLLQIN from the coding sequence ATGCTTTATAAATGCACTTACCATAATAAAGTGTTTCACTTTGAAAATTTAAAGATTTTACTTGCCAAAGCTTCCCCTGAGCGCTCTGGAGATCTCCTCGCAGGAATTGCTGCTTCAAATTCTGAAGAAAGGATGGCGGCAAAAATTGCCCTTTCCTCTGTTCCCTTAAAAACATTTTTACAGGAATGTCTTGTACCTTACGAAGAAGACGAAATTACAAGATTAATTATCGACACTCACGATCTCAACTCCTTTGCTACAATATCTCACTTGACTGTGGGCGATTTTAGAGATTGGTTACTTTCCGAAGAAACAACCGAGCTGCAATTAAAAAAAGTAGCAAAAGGAATTACTCCAGAAATGTCTGCTGCCGTATGTAAACTCATGCGTAATCAAGATTTAATTTCTATTGCTAAAAAATGTTCCGTTATTACAAAATTTAGAAACACCATAGGACTGCCGCATAGATTATCTGTCCGATTACAACCCAATCATCCTACCGATAATTTGAAAGGAATTGCAGCATCACTCATTGATGGCTTGTTTTATGGCAGCGGCGATGCCGTTATCGGTATTAATCCTGTAAGCGATAATATTTCCACTTTATCATCTATGGCACAAATGCTAAATGAAATTATTTTAAAATATAATATTCCAACTCAATCTTGTATATTAACTCATGTGACAAACTCCATTCAATTAATTGAAAAAAATATTCCACTCGATTTGGTTTTTCAATCCATTGCAGGAACGCAAAAAGCAAATGCTCACTTTGGAATTCATTTAAATATTTTAAAAGAAGCTCAGGAAGCGGCTCTGTCATTAAATAGAGGAACATTAGGAAACAACGTGATGTATTTTGAAACAGGACAAGGAAGCGCATTGTCTGCAGATGCTCATTTCAATATAGATCAGCAAACATGTGAGGCTCGTGCCTATGCTGTTGCTCGTCAATTTTCACCCTTATTATTAAATACGGTTGTTGGTTTTATTGGCCCTGAATATTTATTTGATGGTAAGCAAATTATAAGAGCAGGTTTAGAAGATCATTTTTGTGGTAAAATCATGGGACTCCCAATAGGTTGTGACATTTGTTATACAAATCATGCTGAAGCCGACCAGGATGACATGGATATCTTGCTCACTTTATTAGGTAACGCTGGTGTTACCTTTATAATGGGAATTCCTGGCGCCGATGATATCATGCTGAATTATCAAAGCACTTCGTTTCATGATGCTTTGTATTTGAGAGATCTGTTAAATTTAAAAAGAGCACCTGAATTTGAAGATTGGCTATCTAAAATTGGGCTTTTAAATTCAGTTGGAAAAATATTACCCCCTTCAGAAAAAAACCCTTTATTATTGCAAATTAACTAA
- a CDS encoding M12 family metallopeptidase: protein MFIKKQYFAVIFGFIIGNASTVNVASAENAAEFKSPLDVNQSILLQNNNMADGFIIVEGDIIKRIQDDSSNRSKRSAPTYSPFWRNGKVYYQFATWHFTQNEMAAVKRAMNYIEQVAHIEFIPVSGSPYTNYISIQKLSSCSSEIGSVARGQVLSLGNGCIDNGTITHELMHALGFQHEHSRYDRDQYVDVYVENASYDERFNFNKHGPETMRYGSYDYNSVMHYDAYAFSEEKWDFSQFQKVRYPTIVPKAPVKLHQIGRKEYLSQGDVDALRKAYGNPVYKPTIQPQPDVRPQPQPVVTPHPNIRPQPVVTPNPEPVRPHPIKPEPTKTIWQEIKGIFSGFLNKFFN from the coding sequence ATGTTTATTAAAAAACAGTATTTCGCTGTTATTTTTGGTTTTATAATTGGCAATGCATCCACTGTTAATGTCGCTTCTGCTGAAAATGCAGCTGAATTTAAAAGTCCGCTTGATGTAAATCAAAGTATTTTATTACAAAATAATAATATGGCCGATGGTTTTATTATTGTTGAAGGTGATATTATTAAAAGAATTCAAGACGATTCTTCAAATAGATCCAAAAGAAGTGCTCCTACTTATTCCCCTTTTTGGCGTAATGGAAAAGTATATTATCAATTTGCAACGTGGCATTTTACACAAAATGAAATGGCAGCAGTAAAAAGAGCTATGAACTATATTGAACAAGTGGCTCATATTGAATTTATTCCTGTTTCTGGAAGTCCTTACACAAACTACATTAGTATTCAAAAATTATCATCATGTTCTTCTGAAATTGGCAGTGTAGCAAGGGGACAAGTCTTATCATTAGGCAATGGTTGTATTGATAATGGAACAATAACTCATGAACTTATGCATGCTTTAGGATTTCAACACGAACATTCTCGCTATGACAGGGATCAATATGTAGATGTTTATGTTGAAAATGCTTCCTACGATGAACGCTTTAATTTTAATAAGCACGGGCCTGAAACAATGAGATATGGTTCCTATGATTATAACTCCGTTATGCACTACGACGCTTATGCCTTTAGCGAAGAAAAATGGGATTTTTCTCAATTTCAAAAAGTACGCTACCCGACAATTGTACCAAAAGCGCCTGTTAAACTTCATCAAATTGGAAGAAAGGAATATTTAAGCCAAGGCGATGTTGATGCCCTCAGAAAAGCATATGGAAATCCTGTCTATAAGCCAACGATTCAGCCTCAACCTGATGTGAGACCTCAGCCTCAACCTGTTGTTACTCCGCATCCCAATATAAGACCCCAACCTGTCGTAACACCAAATCCAGAACCTGTGAGACCGCATCCTATAAAACCAGAACCTACAAAAACAATTTGGCAAGAAATTAAAGGAATTTTTTCTGGATTTTTAAATAAATTTTTTAATTAA
- the efp gene encoding elongation factor P, giving the protein MYDTREFRRGLKVLMSNDPWIIVDFQHVNPGKGAAFTRTKFKNLRTGQVVEHNIKSGDKLEKPDVEERNMQFLYNDADGYNFMDTANFEQISLTNLEVGETKNYLVENSVIKVVFFNGKPIGVETETFVELKVVETAPGVRGDTATGGSKPAKLETGLVVSVPFHINEGDVLRIDTREAVYVDRVSRK; this is encoded by the coding sequence ATGTACGATACCCGTGAGTTTCGCCGTGGGCTCAAAGTTCTTATGAGTAATGATCCTTGGATTATTGTTGATTTTCAACATGTAAACCCAGGAAAAGGTGCGGCATTTACGCGCACAAAATTTAAAAATTTACGCACGGGACAAGTTGTCGAACACAATATAAAAAGTGGTGACAAGCTTGAAAAACCAGATGTTGAAGAAAGAAACATGCAGTTTCTTTACAATGATGCTGATGGTTATAATTTTATGGATACGGCCAATTTTGAGCAAATTTCTCTTACGAATCTCGAAGTGGGCGAAACAAAAAATTACTTAGTGGAAAACTCTGTTATTAAAGTTGTTTTTTTTAATGGCAAGCCTATTGGTGTGGAAACAGAAACTTTTGTTGAATTAAAAGTTGTGGAAACAGCTCCTGGTGTCCGTGGTGATACGGCAACAGGCGGCAGCAAGCCGGCAAAACTGGAAACAGGGCTTGTGGTTAGTGTTCCTTTTCATATTAATGAAGGGGATGTTTTACGCATTGATACGAGAGAGGCGGTCTATGTTGATCGTGTCTCTCGTAAGTAA
- a CDS encoding M12 family metallopeptidase — MSYKDSLKKAIASGLLLTTFSIYPSINYQKYTLNQSINLGNNKKPLFENKVSDGYQLFEGDIISNYDKHNEDGTNSIKYWPSGKVNYSFQGRYFEDREILLIKSVMSEIEKQSPVKFVEISGNTSENYVNFVKRSSCYSALGSQRQGQEISLTNSCLNFGVIAHELLHTLGLSHNENLKDSIMSVNPSASEVHFSENSLEYKFVLGIADKEELRRIYKESSELNPFESLTETSPLVPFEVAGVKPQPEIVSPEPVTVVTPVTVKPELVVDPQPPVQPVEQTNWEKFKQWSKNAWGKFTVFAGKVAERVANFAERVGENVIYRVVDKLLSLF, encoded by the coding sequence ATGAGTTATAAAGATAGCTTAAAGAAAGCAATTGCAAGTGGATTATTATTAACAACTTTCTCTATATATCCATCAATTAATTATCAAAAATATACTTTAAATCAATCGATAAATTTGGGAAATAATAAAAAGCCTTTATTTGAAAATAAAGTTTCTGATGGATATCAACTTTTTGAAGGTGATATTATTTCGAATTATGATAAACATAATGAAGATGGTACAAATTCAATTAAATATTGGCCATCAGGAAAAGTGAATTATAGTTTTCAAGGAAGATATTTTGAAGACAGAGAAATATTATTAATTAAATCGGTTATGTCAGAAATTGAAAAACAATCTCCGGTTAAATTTGTTGAAATATCAGGAAACACATCTGAAAATTATGTTAACTTTGTAAAACGATCATCCTGTTATTCTGCTTTGGGGAGTCAAAGACAGGGGCAAGAAATTTCATTGACAAATAGCTGTTTAAATTTTGGAGTGATTGCTCATGAATTGTTGCATACTCTAGGGCTTTCTCACAATGAAAATCTCAAAGATTCCATAATGAGTGTGAATCCATCTGCATCTGAGGTGCATTTTTCTGAAAATTCACTTGAATATAAATTTGTTCTCGGTATTGCAGATAAAGAAGAATTAAGAAGAATTTATAAAGAATCGAGTGAATTAAACCCATTTGAATCTTTAACGGAAACATCTCCTCTTGTTCCTTTTGAAGTCGCAGGAGTAAAACCACAACCGGAAATTGTGTCACCCGAACCTGTGACAGTTGTGACTCCTGTGACCGTAAAACCAGAGCTTGTTGTGGATCCACAACCACCTGTTCAGCCAGTTGAGCAAACAAATTGGGAAAAATTTAAGCAATGGTCAAAAAATGCTTGGGGTAAATTTACTGTTTTTGCTGGAAAAGTAGCAGAGAGAGTTGCAAATTTTGCTGAAAGAGTGGGAGAAAATGTGATTTACAGAGTTGTTGATAAATTATTATCTCTTTTTTAA
- the accC gene encoding acetyl-CoA carboxylase biotin carboxylase subunit, whose protein sequence is MKKILIANRGEIAVRIIRACRELGIKTVAIYSQADAHSLHAKLADESICIGPAESKKSYLHIPAIIAAAEVSGADAIHPGYGFLSENAHFAEVCRKCNINFIGPTPEQMKQLGEKVAARDVARKAGLPFLPGSKSAIDNVDIAKKTAKEIGFPVILKASGGGGGRGMKIVHKEADLEKAYLTCRQEAAVSFGNSEVYLEKYLENPRHVEIQIMADKHGNIVHLGERDCSIQRRHQKVIEEAPCNLLSESERSRIGSYAVSLAREVGYHGAGTVEFLMDDDKNVYFMEMNTRIQVEHPVTEQITGIDLVRTQILVAMGEKLPFAQEDIKIKGHAIECRINAEDPKTFAPWPGKITAYSCPGGLGVRVDGFVYHGYTVVPYYDSMLTKLIITADTRELAIKKMESALKEFIVDGIRTNIPFHLEVLKHPDFVQGKHSTRFLERAGFVK, encoded by the coding sequence ATGAAAAAAATTCTAATTGCGAACAGAGGTGAGATTGCGGTTCGTATTATACGTGCTTGCCGAGAACTTGGTATAAAGACAGTTGCCATTTATTCACAAGCAGACGCCCATAGTTTACATGCTAAACTCGCAGATGAAAGTATTTGTATTGGTCCTGCAGAAAGTAAAAAAAGTTATCTGCATATACCTGCTATTATTGCTGCTGCCGAAGTGAGTGGTGCCGATGCGATTCATCCGGGATATGGATTTTTATCAGAAAATGCACATTTTGCAGAAGTCTGTCGCAAATGTAACATTAATTTTATCGGCCCTACACCAGAGCAAATGAAGCAATTGGGTGAAAAGGTAGCGGCACGTGATGTGGCGCGTAAAGCAGGATTGCCTTTTTTGCCAGGTTCGAAATCGGCCATTGACAATGTAGATATAGCTAAAAAAACAGCGAAAGAAATTGGTTTTCCCGTCATTTTAAAAGCTAGCGGTGGTGGCGGTGGACGCGGAATGAAAATTGTCCATAAAGAAGCTGATCTTGAAAAAGCTTATTTAACCTGTCGTCAAGAAGCAGCTGTTTCCTTTGGTAATTCTGAAGTTTATCTAGAAAAATATTTAGAAAATCCGCGTCATGTGGAAATTCAAATTATGGCGGATAAACATGGAAATATTGTTCATCTGGGTGAACGTGATTGTAGTATTCAAAGAAGACATCAAAAAGTTATTGAAGAAGCACCTTGCAATTTATTAAGCGAAAGTGAACGCAGTCGCATTGGATCCTATGCTGTTTCGTTAGCAAGAGAAGTGGGATATCACGGCGCTGGAACGGTCGAATTCTTAATGGATGACGACAAAAATGTTTATTTTATGGAGATGAACACACGTATTCAAGTGGAACATCCCGTAACGGAACAAATTACAGGTATCGATCTCGTTCGTACGCAAATATTAGTTGCTATGGGAGAAAAACTTCCATTTGCTCAAGAAGATATTAAAATTAAAGGACATGCTATTGAATGTCGTATTAATGCAGAAGATCCCAAAACTTTTGCGCCTTGGCCTGGTAAAATCACGGCCTATTCTTGTCCGGGTGGGTTAGGTGTGCGCGTTGATGGTTTTGTTTATCATGGTTATACTGTGGTGCCTTACTACGACTCCATGTTAACAAAATTAATTATTACAGCAGACACAAGAGAACTTGCTATAAAAAAAATGGAAAGTGCTTTAAAAGAATTTATAGTTGATGGCATTAGAACAAATATTCCTTTTCATCTTGAAGTTTTAAAACATCCTGACTTTGTTCAAGGAAAGCACTCGACTCGTTTTTTAGAGCGCGCTGGATTTGTAAAGTAA
- the acpS gene encoding holo-ACP synthase, with the protein MAKKIRIGIDLVNIPRFEKSLTVGNFINKIFHSEEIAYCESKRKNGNASFAARFAAKEAFSKALGTGLYSQGVGPKDIWIINAVNGRPVLHLSDKMKEILKEQNIKDYDVSLSHHEDYAIANVVLYS; encoded by the coding sequence ATGGCAAAAAAAATTCGCATTGGAATTGATTTAGTTAACATACCACGTTTTGAAAAGTCATTAACGGTCGGGAATTTTATAAATAAAATTTTTCATTCCGAAGAAATCGCATACTGTGAAAGCAAACGGAAAAACGGGAATGCTTCCTTTGCCGCACGCTTTGCGGCCAAAGAGGCTTTTAGCAAGGCTCTTGGCACGGGTCTTTATTCACAAGGAGTCGGCCCCAAAGACATATGGATAATAAATGCAGTAAACGGCAGACCAGTCCTTCATCTTTCAGATAAAATGAAAGAAATATTAAAGGAACAAAATATTAAAGATTATGACGTTTCGTTAAGTCATCACGAAGATTATGCCATAGCAAATGTGGTTCTATATTCATAA
- a CDS encoding PepSY domain-containing protein, giving the protein MYLTKTSLKVVSFSLSAIVTLSASAGSNQKPNDLKRMLTIGVSQNPELQQKSDGFYRPDGSAAVITEPNYKSKKDFKFNEDFEKTSIEIAKEYLRENANKFGLDKNSISELALISVRKNEGFNVVRFEQRSQGVPVYGSSIAITVTNKGRVSYVASNSITGIVNTNYQLNYLQYIEKEQAIEFAKNHLGNKDIKINESKFMIYKNANGEITQVWKINLISNSTPKGDWEILVDANNGNILRAEEKQFHAYGTAKVYKVDPLSSTRHKNGDSGYVDNKLNPNSSDTTQSSTDSPELTAARIDVNLKEISLNNGKYSLSSSYAECQDFESPKDAACPVQSNSDFTFTRTSKYFDAVNAYYDIDTYMRYVNETLGINVMPYKYKGGVRFDPHAVNGDDNSYYSSFTGALSFGQGGIDDAEDVMVVIHELGHGIHDWITHGHSGNDSRDGIGEGTGDYLAAGYVRDQQENKWLPSDEQYNWVMRWDGHNLFWPGRVSNWNVGRKYPDNVVNTGDSHKSGQYWSSCNIAARDKLGGKLMDKAFLNGLSKTIETATQVSAAQAIIDAARDMDYTQEQINMIGDAYNKECTYGVKIPHHNSDEEAL; this is encoded by the coding sequence ATGTATTTAACAAAGACATCTTTGAAAGTTGTGAGTTTTTCGTTATCAGCAATTGTTACTTTGTCAGCATCTGCGGGAAGCAATCAAAAGCCAAATGATCTCAAGCGTATGCTAACCATAGGCGTATCACAAAATCCAGAATTGCAACAGAAATCAGATGGATTTTACAGACCTGATGGTTCTGCTGCCGTGATTACGGAACCAAATTATAAATCCAAAAAAGATTTCAAATTTAATGAAGACTTTGAAAAAACCTCAATTGAGATTGCAAAAGAATACTTAAGAGAAAATGCTAATAAATTTGGTCTAGATAAAAATTCGATTTCTGAATTAGCATTAATTTCAGTGCGCAAAAATGAGGGATTTAATGTTGTTCGTTTTGAGCAACGCTCTCAAGGCGTTCCTGTTTATGGAAGTTCTATTGCCATTACTGTTACGAATAAAGGTCGAGTTAGCTATGTAGCAAGTAATTCAATTACTGGAATTGTAAATACCAATTATCAATTAAATTATTTGCAATATATTGAAAAAGAACAAGCTATAGAATTTGCAAAAAATCATTTAGGAAATAAAGATATTAAAATTAATGAATCAAAGTTTATGATATATAAAAATGCCAATGGTGAAATAACTCAAGTCTGGAAAATAAATTTAATATCAAATAGTACGCCTAAAGGTGATTGGGAAATTCTCGTTGATGCCAACAATGGAAATATATTAAGAGCAGAAGAAAAGCAATTTCATGCTTATGGAACTGCTAAAGTTTATAAGGTTGATCCTCTGTCATCAACAAGACACAAAAATGGTGATTCAGGTTATGTTGATAATAAATTAAATCCTAATTCCTCAGATACAACTCAATCTTCAACTGATTCTCCCGAATTAACGGCAGCACGAATTGATGTTAATTTAAAAGAAATTTCCTTAAATAATGGAAAATATTCTTTATCAAGTTCCTATGCTGAATGCCAGGATTTTGAATCACCTAAAGATGCTGCTTGCCCTGTACAAAGTAACTCCGATTTTACATTTACAAGAACAAGTAAATATTTTGATGCAGTGAATGCATATTATGATATTGATACTTATATGCGTTATGTAAATGAAACTTTAGGAATAAATGTTATGCCTTACAAATACAAAGGGGGGGTGCGCTTTGACCCTCATGCTGTGAATGGGGATGACAATTCCTATTACTCCAGCTTTACCGGAGCGCTTTCTTTTGGTCAAGGAGGAATTGATGATGCTGAGGATGTCATGGTCGTAATTCATGAACTGGGACATGGTATTCATGATTGGATTACCCATGGACATTCGGGAAATGATAGCCGGGACGGAATTGGAGAGGGAACAGGTGACTATTTAGCTGCAGGATATGTTCGAGATCAACAGGAAAATAAATGGTTACCCTCGGATGAACAATATAATTGGGTCATGCGCTGGGATGGACACAATCTCTTTTGGCCGGGTCGTGTCTCGAATTGGAATGTAGGTCGTAAATATCCTGACAACGTTGTAAATACAGGAGATTCTCATAAATCGGGACAATATTGGTCCTCTTGTAATATTGCAGCGCGAGATAAACTCGGTGGTAAATTGATGGATAAAGCTTTTCTAAATGGATTGTCAAAGACGATTGAGACGGCAACTCAGGTCAGCGCTGCTCAAGCCATTATAGATGCGGCGCGGGATATGGATTATACGCAAGAGCAAATTAACATGATTGGTGATGCTTATAATAAGGAATGTACTTATGGGGTTAAAATTCCTCATCATAATTCCGATGAAGAGGCTCTATAA
- a CDS encoding ATP-dependent Clp protease proteolytic subunit, whose amino-acid sequence MPNHDDLSSILESTIHKKLFDQRLIVLSEGIHAASAKRVIEQLFALEAADPSKEIWLFLNSPGGEVNSGFGIYDTIRFIRPDVKIIVTGLAASAATVILLAAEAKYRYSMPNARLLIHQPLIGGSIQGQASDIEIHAKEILKTREKIAELYTKETKQPLDRVRKDIERDYWMTAHEAMEYGLVTKVISTWNEVR is encoded by the coding sequence ATGCCAAACCATGATGATTTGTCTTCTATACTTGAATCCACCATTCATAAAAAGCTTTTTGATCAACGCCTTATCGTCCTTTCAGAAGGTATTCATGCCGCTTCTGCTAAAAGAGTCATAGAGCAATTGTTTGCTCTTGAAGCAGCCGATCCCTCTAAGGAAATTTGGCTCTTTTTAAATAGCCCTGGTGGCGAGGTTAATTCCGGGTTTGGAATTTACGACACCATCCGCTTCATAAGACCCGATGTAAAAATCATTGTCACAGGTTTGGCTGCCAGTGCCGCGACTGTCATATTGCTAGCAGCAGAAGCCAAATACCGTTATTCTATGCCCAATGCAAGGTTATTAATTCATCAACCCCTTATTGGTGGTAGTATTCAAGGGCAAGCATCAGATATTGAAATTCATGCTAAAGAAATCTTGAAAACACGAGAAAAAATAGCTGAATTATATACTAAAGAAACAAAGCAACCACTTGATCGTGTCCGTAAAGATATTGAACGAGACTATTGGATGACAGCTCATGAAGCTATGGAATATGGTTTAGTTACTAAGGTGATTTCCACATGGAATGAAGTAAGGTAA